The Apium graveolens cultivar Ventura chromosome 11, ASM990537v1, whole genome shotgun sequence genome has a window encoding:
- the LOC141698090 gene encoding uncharacterized protein LOC141698090: MIILIERLGQLGFAMDGELSQDLVLQSLPGSFSQFVVNFHMNKLDVSLPELHNMLKTAESNFPPKKSSVLLIGEGSNPKKRKKNPSKKKKVGEKKPVPPKAEDPKSKAVCFHYNKVGHWKRNCKVYLAELKKKKGSETTASDSGTKEK; this comes from the exons atgatcattttgattgaacgtcttggacaacttggttttgccatggatggggagctgagccaagacttggtcttgcaatcacttccgggttcgttctcgcagtttgttgtgaactttcacatgaataagctggatgtcagcctgcctgaactccacaacatgttgaagactgcggaatcgaattttccccctaagaagagttctgttcttctaattggtgaaggttccaatcctaagaaaaggaagaagaacccttccaagaagaagaaagtaggtgagaaaaagccggttccacctaaagctgaagaccccaagagcaaagctgtttgctttcactataacaaggtggggcactggaagaggaactgcaaggtttaccttgcagaattgaagaagaagaagggtagtgagactaccgcttctgattcag ggactaaggagaagtaa